CGAGGCGACGAAGGGCAGCCACCTGGCCACGCTGTTCGGCGGTGGCATGAAGACGTTCCTCGCGAAGTCCCGCGTCCCCGCCGGCAAGCTGGGCCCGGTGGAGCTGACGCGCCGCGAGCTGGTCCGCATCAACGAGCGCGTCAGCGCCGACGTGCGCCGGGGCATGTCCGTGCTCGCCACCGTGGGCTCGGTGGCGCCGTTCGTCGGACTGCTCGGCACGGTGGTGGGCATCATCGAGGCCTTCGCCGGCATCGCCAAGGAGGGCTCCGGCGGCCTGGGCGCGGTGTCGGCCGGCATCGCCGAGGCGCTCGTCGTCACCGCGCTCGGCCTGCTCGTCGCCATCCCCGCGGTGCTGATGTTCAACTTCCTGTCCACCCGCGCGGATGCGCTCCAGCTCTCGCTGGACGCGGCCCGGGGCGAGTTCATGGACTACCTGGAGGACCTGGGCCCGCAGAAGCCCGCCCCGGCCAACGGCGCCGCGGTGGCCACCGGGCCGGAGCTGGCCGCTCGCAAGGAGGGGCGCGATGTCCACCCCGCGTAGGGCGATTACGCCCGAGATGAACGTGACACCGCTGGTGGACGTGGTGCTCGTCCTCCTCATCATCTTCATGGTCGTCACGCCCCAGATTGAAGCCG
This DNA window, taken from Pyxidicoccus xibeiensis, encodes the following:
- a CDS encoding MotA/TolQ/ExbB proton channel family protein, whose protein sequence is MNFNLRDIYNHMGVFALGIAWTLILFAIASLAVFFERLFVFARSRAASRRFAARAGQLLVQHQHDALVKEAEATKGSHLATLFGGGMKTFLAKSRVPAGKLGPVELTRRELVRINERVSADVRRGMSVLATVGSVAPFVGLLGTVVGIIEAFAGIAKEGSGGLGAVSAGIAEALVVTALGLLVAIPAVLMFNFLSTRADALQLSLDAARGEFMDYLEDLGPQKPAPANGAAVATGPELAARKEGRDVHPA